A genomic segment from Mus caroli chromosome 17, CAROLI_EIJ_v1.1, whole genome shotgun sequence encodes:
- the Gtf2h5 gene encoding general transcription factor IIH subunit 5: MVNVLKGVLIECDPAMKQFLLYLDESNALGKKFIIQDIDDTHVFVIAELVNVLQERVGELMDQNAFSLTQK, encoded by the exons ATGGTCAACGTGCTGAAAGGAGTGCTTATAGAGTG TGATCCTGCCATGAAGCAGTTCTTGCTGTACTTGGATGAGTCCAACGCCTTGGGGAAGAAGTTCATCATTCAAGACATTGATGACACACATGTCTTTGTCATTGCGGAACTGGTTAACGTCCTCCAGGAGCGAGTAGGGGAACTGATGGACCAGAATGCCTTTTCTCTTACCCAGAAGTGA